One Aggregicoccus sp. 17bor-14 genomic window, GGGCTGGTGCTGGTGGTGGAGGACGACTTCGCGCTGCGGCGTGCGATCGCCGAGGCGCTGGTGCTCGCGGGCTACCGGGTGCGCGCGGCGGCGGACGGGCGCGAGGCCCTGCTCGAGCTCTCGCTGGAGCCCACCCGGCCCTGCACGGTGGTGCTGGACCTCGCCATGCCCACGATGACCGGCGAGGAGTTCATCGAGCGGCTCAAGAGCTCCGACGCGCTGGGAGACGTGCGCATCGTGGTGATCACCGCGATGCAGCCGCTCCCCCGGCTCCCGGTGCAGGCCCTGCTCGCCAAGCCCTTCCAGATGGCCGAGCTGCTGGACGCCGTGAAGCAGGCCTGCGGCTAGACGGTCAGCGCCTTCGCGGTCTCCACGAAGAGGCGCAAGGGCCCGGAGCGCTGGGCGCGGCTCGGGTAGTAGAGGAAGAAGCCGGGCACGGTGGGCGCGTACGCCTCCAGCACCCGCACGAGCTTCCCCGCGCGCACCTGCTCCATCGCCGAGGGCTCGAAGGCGTAGGCGAGCCCCAGCCCCTGGGCGGCGAGCGACACGCTCAGCGCGTTGTCGTTGGTCACCACGCTTCCGCGCACGGGGATGCGCCAGTTGCGCCGCCCGCGCTCCAGTTCCCACGCGTACAGCGTTCCGCGCGTCTGCGAGCGGAAGGTGATGCACTCGTGGCGCAGCAGGTCCTCGGGGCGCTCGGGCGTCCCGTGCCGGGCGAGGTAGTCGGGGGAGCCCACCACGACGAAGCGGAAGGCGTCCGTGAGCCGAACCTGCACCATGTCCCGCTCGATGGACTCGCTCAGCCGCACGCCCGCGTCGTAGCCCTCGGCCACGATGTCCACGAAGCGCTCCTCGATCACCACCTCCACCTCGATGCGCGGGTGGCGCGCGCAGAAGGTGGGCAGCACCGGCGTGATGAGGAAGGGGACGGAGGAGCGCGGCACGGAGAGCTTCAGCCGGCCCACCACCTCGCCGGGACGGGCGGCCGCCTCCCCCAGCGCGGCGAGCGCCTGGCTCATGCCCGGGCCCGCGCTCTCCACCAGGCGGCGCCCCGCCTCCGTCAGGGCCACGCTGCGTGTCGTGCGGGTGAGCAGCACCACCTGCAGCTGCTCCTCGAGCTGGCGCACCGACTGGCTCACCGCGGACGCGGACACGCCGAGCTCGCGCGCCGCCGCGCTGAAGCTGCGCAGCCGGGCGAC contains:
- a CDS encoding response regulator produces the protein MPKRNSRGLVLVVEDDFALRRAIAEALVLAGYRVRAAADGREALLELSLEPTRPCTVVLDLAMPTMTGEEFIERLKSSDALGDVRIVVITAMQPLPRLPVQALLAKPFQMAELLDAVKQACG
- a CDS encoding LysR family transcriptional regulator, which produces MKTALLPQLQVFLTVARLRSFSAAARELGVSASAVSQSVRQLEEQLQVVLLTRTTRSVALTEAGRRLVESAGPGMSQALAALGEAAARPGEVVGRLKLSVPRSSVPFLITPVLPTFCARHPRIEVEVVIEERFVDIVAEGYDAGVRLSESIERDMVQVRLTDAFRFVVVGSPDYLARHGTPERPEDLLRHECITFRSQTRGTLYAWELERGRRNWRIPVRGSVVTNDNALSVSLAAQGLGLAYAFEPSAMEQVRAGKLVRVLEAYAPTVPGFFLYYPSRAQRSGPLRLFVETAKALTV